CCATCGCCTCGAGGATGACACGGCTCAGCGCATCGGGGATGACCGACGGCACGACGACCACCTCCGCCAGGGGGTAGAGCGCCAGGACCTCACGGTTCGCCAGTGGGCCGAGCTGGCGCACGTGCGCATCGCCGGCGTCGAGCGTCCCCTCCCCGACGAACAGGAACAGCGCGTCCGGAAACTCACGGACGACGGCGCGCGCGGCCGCGATGAGATCGGCCGTGCCCTTCCCGGGCGAGAACTTGCCGACGTACAGCACGATCCGGCGCCCCCGCAGCGCGAGCCGCTCGCGCAGCGCCTCCACCTCGTGCGCCGGAGCCGGCGGCGCGGCGGGCGGGACGTTGGGGATCGCGTGCACGCTACGCACGCCCTCGAGCAGCCCCGAGCGCCGGTAGATGTCCAGGATCCCCTCGCTGACGCCGACGACGCCGGTGACGTGTCGGAGGAAGCGCTGCTTGAGCCCGGCATCGAGCCAGAAGTAGAGGAACGCGAGCTTCGAGCGAAGCTTCCGGCGCGGGTTCTTCACGTAGAGGGCGAAGTACTCCTCCGAACACTCCCGCCAGAGCTTGCGGACTCCGCAGTCGGGCGGCCGCCGGTCGTGATAGTGGAGGCAGAGCGGCGCCGCGTCGATGATGGAGCCGTCGCGGATCGTGAGGAAGACCGGGAGGCCGAGCAGCCGCCCCGCGAGCGTCGCCGGGATGAGCGAGTGCTTGTTCTGCGC
The window above is part of the Candidatus Methylomirabilota bacterium genome. Proteins encoded here:
- a CDS encoding glycosyltransferase family 4 protein, giving the protein MNVCFVNEYFPPFAPGGAEWSLEALARALARRGHRVAVVTPNYGAAPREEREGVTIVRFAFPVRLAPGRTLASAKWLANPLFYAWAGLAVARVARRERADVIHAQNKHSLIPATLAGRLLGLPVFLTIRDGSIIDAAPLCLHYHDRRPPDCGVRKLWRECSEEYFALYVKNPRRKLRSKLAFLYFWLDAGLKQRFLRHVTGVVGVSEGILDIYRRSGLLEGVRSVHAIPNVPPAAPPAPAHEVEALRERLALRGRRIVLYVGKFSPGKGTADLIAAARAVVREFPDALFLFVGEGTLDAGDAHVRQLGPLANREVLALYPLAEVVVVPSVIPDALSRVILEAMAAGRPVVATRVGGSPELVIDGKTGLLVERRAPVELARAIASLLRDEALRAALGAGARRHVTERFGADDSVDRLLALYARARR